AAACAAAGAACACATAGCATTTGCTTCCCGATCCATCCAATGACATGCTCACAAGGGAGCAGCCATCTTTAAAAACCCATTCCTCCCAAAAATCTGCCTATATTTCCCACTACAATTACCCTACAGACATGCTCACATGATTGCCACAAATTAATGGGATGTTAGGATGACATTAGAATGATGGCTTGGCTGAGTAAGCGCAGGCTCGGGCACAATGTAAGGATTATAAAATACAGATCAAAGACAATCTAATCGTATTATTTTCACAAGCCTAGTTTAAAGTCAAAGTAGATGCCGTCGCTGGTGCTTAAAGATGCAGTATCTTTTATGGAGGTGAACATGTGAGACAAAAcgaggacagagacaggggagTGCTGTGATGCATCAGACGAGATGAAGCTACGCTTTGTCTCAGACAACTCAGTTGGCCGTATTTCTACTAGCTACGTGAGGTCAGATCACGCCTGCGTCACGTTCAAGACCTTCCCGTCTAAAAGCATGAACAAAGCAACCCAAAGCAGCCCTTTTCGGGGGTACCAATCAAGGTGACAATAACTCTAATCAAACATAAACTGAGCCAAGCCTGTCTGTACTTAAAGTAACCAAACCAATTGACACTATTGTGGTAGAAATTTAAGAAAATAGTGTTGGTTCATCCACCTATCTGCTAAAACAAAAggcaacagagaaacagagaacaaACTCCTAGCAGCATGTAGACTCAACATGGCATCGACCCTGCTGCCATGGATTAGTGAGGGGTGGTAGACAGCCATGCTTCATACAGACATCATCATTACCTGACAGTTCTCCCTCACGTCAACTTCACATTACTGCCCTCGCCATGGACTTAAGTGGTGCATACGCCAGACAAAAAAAaaggtttctttaaaaaaatggagCCTCCTCATTCCAAACAAAAAGAGGTTTGCATTTTACAAGATACAAACAAGTTCCTCCAAAATCAAGCCAACCATCAAGAGAGACATAGTGCCCATGTGCAGACACGCCACAGAAGAGGCGCTGGCATAGGCCTCAGACCTCATCGTgccagtgtctctctctttctttctctttctctttctcttttggtCATTGCCCCTAGAAAATAGAGAACAGGGCAAAAGAGAAAAGACACCTAAGTGGAGGCAGGGACAATCATACAGAGTTCAATCAATAGAGGTTAGGCCAAAGAGGAGACAATCAATCAAGTCGGGCATCTCCCTTCTAATCTAGCAGTGGGATCGATCCCtgtttgaacgtgtgtgtgtgtgtgtgtgtgtgtctcaatgtAAATGCgtgtgtcaatgtaaatacatCCACTGTTGCCTTTGTAAATCAGTCTATGCATATCAAGAGTTCAATTTTCGGCTGGCATTAAGGCAGTACTACTGTGAAATGCGCTTTAGTTTGCAATTTTGTCATGTAAAAACTAGCGCACTTGCATTTTCCGGCCCTAACGCCAGATTCGAAAATGTACCCGTTTTATATCAGCACGCTTGCGCCAagatgggagaggtggaaatATTTAAggcgtgtccttaaaaacatgatccaaagtgctaatttcaggcagcgctggtagggatatttaagaccaaccaaaagctggttttagcggtaacgcagttggttatggcatgaatGTTGACAGAGGAAACTCAGTGATGCACACTGCCAATATGCGCATGGAACAAGAGTAGCCTAATGTTCCTGTATACTTTGTATctagaaacattaaaaaaaacattatgttttatttggttaaaaatagcctcccctcctctcaatgaaggcTTTTTTTAGTCCTGCCCAATGCAATCGTGAAGTAGTCAAGACTgtcgataaagggtttggctcctgagacaacctggaaataaatcttaatcaccaaaactttattaaaatataaagtttgaaaggagtaaaacagtgagctgacattcccttgttatctatgcattgtaggtaggcccacattattttagccatgcaaGTCCAATTTTGGATGTGTGTAAACCCTTCTCCATGATGTGTCATGCCCATCATGAAACAAGAGATGAGAACCTCATTGAATACCGATGAACCTCGTATTTAGAAGTTATCTGTAACCTATAACAATTGCCTGTTTTCTGTTTCATATGTTCAAAACCCAAGCCCTACCTGGTCTTTAGTATTATGTACAGTATGCATTTGAGTGAATGACTGAGGGTATGTCTGAGCTCATGAATGGCCTGTCTTTTCCCTGCACCCCACCCTGGCCTGGCTAGGGTGAGCTGTCTGCCTACGTGCTGGGTGGCAGGCAGAGGTGTGTGTGGCACAGCGCGGGGACAAGGCTCAGCTCAGCCTCATGACAAATGGATTTGATTTAGCCCTCTCAGGTAGCTAACATGatcccatctctcctccactgATCCATGGGGCTTTAACCCTGCGTGGTTCTTATCCAATTAAAACAAGGGACGTCCTCTGACGTGCCAGCTGCAACTGAGGTGGCTAaagacatgtacacacacacgcgtctcacacacacacacacccctgcatCAACACTGACAGTCAGTCTGTTTCCCTCCCTCCACACTGCCTGTAACTAACCACGTCCACTGCGTCTCCGTCTCCAGGCTCATCCACTATttacaactttaaaaaaaaaaatgggtgaaCTGAATGACACCTGTTGCAATGATTACAGTGTAGAAGTAGCCACGAGGGCCGAGGGTCAGGCATGAGCAACTGGAGCTAAGAAGAAGGCTGCTGGGCAGCCTGGCCAGTCGCGGGTGGTCTGGCGCTAGCTAACTACCTCAACCCAACTGTTACAGCCACACAGTAAAGCACTAAACCAACCGCCATAAAACAAACAGACTCTGGGAGGAAGACAAAACTGAAACAAACCCTGTAAAAAAAGAGCTTAATTGGACCAGtaaagatagagaagagaggcTGTTTTCCCCATAAGGTGTGCTGCTAGTCCTCTAACTCCAAAAAGGTGTGAAGGGAACGTGGAGAACTAGgcctctacctcccctccctcgctatgttaaaaagagagagacagggctatGTGGTGTGGTGTAGGAGCCTATGAGGTGCTGATAATCCCAATCACTAGTAGAAGGCAACCTAACACTTCCTCTCACCACCCTTTAAAATGATCGACTCAGTCCTATCAGCAGGAGCAGGGCAGCTGCTGACTTCTCAGTGCAGCAGGGGTAAAAGATACTGTAGCTTCACCGTTactattagcattagcattagtgCTACCCCACATTGTTGCTGGTACCACAGTGTCTAGCTGGCTTCTTCTCATCTGCATGTTGCCAATCAAAATGAGGAATACTGAATACATGAATACTTATTGGTTCGGGAGGATTAGGTCCCAGCCCTCTGTGTTAAGTTAAAGTGTCTGTGGGAACGGGTTGATGATTGGTTGGGAAACTGGTCAATCAAAATATTCAGATATTTTGGGGCTGGCAGATAGAGTTGTTTTGACAGTTTGAATATCAGAGTGGAAGCCAAACTGAACACAGACAGCTCCCTCCCCTCGTCCCACAAATAACTCAACAATAACAACGCAAAACATGTACTTACTTTTCTTTCTTTGCCTTAACTTCTGGCTTTGGTCTGAAATTAAGAGGAAAATGGAGAACAAAACCTTTAGCTTTATATTTAGCTttttattaaaggcccagtgcagtcaaaaacatgatttcctatgttttatatatatttccacactatgaggttggaacaatactgtaaaattgtaAACAATTATGATAATYcccttttagtgtaagagctgtttgaaaagaccggctgaaatgtcagcctgttttggtgggatggagttttggcctaaataattagttaatagaccaataagaaagagatttacaaatctctctgccaaaaatagctagttttcagttttcccctccctactCATAACACTCCCAGACAGTAATAGCAaaataagaagctatttttgtttctttttgaacatttaaattgaaaacaatcacagtaaggtacttaattattacccagaaatgatttgatattgagataaaaacagctgcattggacctttaaccagTAAGCAAAACAGTGAAGCCTGAAATCATTATAGACCTGAGAAAAGATTCTTACCTGCATTCACACTTTCGATGTTCTGTGAAACTTAACTGAAAATTATGCTGCGATACTCTCTGTTTCACTTGTATTACCTGTAGAGAAACATAAGATATGAAACATTAAAATTCACATTGAAAAAGGGTCAATCCACCCAAACCAAARCAACCAAGgaatggaagagagaaaggacACCGAGAGATAcggaagagagagggggttgtAAGTGataggagagagatgggagagagagggttaaacaAATCCCCTGTTCACCGGTCCCGGCGAGAATTGGAGTTGGTGCTTACCTCCATGGTAACATTTTTTGTTTCCGTGGGGACACACTCGAGCGCCTCGTCGTTGCAGCATCCGGCGCAGCGCATGAGCACCACGCACGAGGGGATGTAGGTGTGCTCAATCTCATCTGGATACTCCTGGAAGATGTCCACCAGCATCTCCCGTGTCCGACACATGCTCTTGTTATACACGTCCATGAACGGGACCACtgcaggaggaagagcagagggAGAACATCAGTACTGCTTCCTTCTCATCCTCACTGTGCCATAGATAACTGTCAGTAACAGTAAGATTCCTTGAGGAGAAGACAGCAACATCAGTGGCAACCCTACCACAAAACtgctatactgtagagtacagCACATCCAACCTCTCCACATTGTAAAACTCTCCAATGCATTCTCTTTCATCCTTCTTTCCTCCCTCATTCCCCAGTTGTGTGCCTTTTTCTCCTTTATCCTAACTCTCCATGCCTCCTCTATTTCCTATTTCCCTGTCATCCCCCCCATCTGCTCTGGTTCCGCTTGGCAGTGGAAGAGAGTACTTGTGTGCCTTTGTGGTCGTCAAAAGGTACAGGCATTTGTTTCCTGAGTGGTTCCCATTACTAAAGCCAGCTTAGCAGATAAACAAAGCCACATATATATGGCTTCAGATGCAACAAAGAAGACTATTGTGCTGACAAGGATCTTAATGTCccccagcaaaacaaaacaaaatcatgTCAAACCTGCGCATGTGCTCACAGCTGTCTAAAGCCcacctagggctgggcgatatggccaaaatattatatcacgctatttaaaaaataaaatggacggtatttttagtttttgaTAATAATAAAAGTTtaacatttgctttatgagtagtgagtgatcctagggtggcaacacatacattctaagtgatttcaatgggtctttctcctttgttattgttttatactgttcaattcaacttcaaccaaaacaaatttcagcacttttatcatttctgcatttcctgcactcagttgtagtggtggagaaagtacccaattgtcatacttgagtaaaagctttgataccttaatagaaaatgactcaagtaaaagtcacccagtagaatactacttgagtaaaagtctaaaagtatttggttttaaatatacctgtgtatcaaaagtaaatgtaattgataaaatctacttaagtatcaaaagtaagagtataaataatttcaaactccttatattaagcaaaacagatggcaccatgttcttgttttttttatttacagatagccaggggcactccaaaactgttggaatcatggaaatagaatgactgttctaattctatagttagaatataatagttggcactttgaatacagtgttgtttgagatgacaatgaattaaaatgccagggaggagttattgtgacagggtagYAactaaagtgttgataagtgtttcctaggggaccctataagctggctacattgcatgttctcttagctacttcatgtagctaataTATTCTTGCTTTGTATATTcatctttgatttagaagatactgttgcacaaacaacatgctgatttagatctacaccatcactggtattatcaggctgtattagctagctacgtttgctcttactCGGTACATTTATcagctagctattagcattagcggctaacaattagcATCTCACAAGATTTAGCGCAACTTgtgaagaaaagacaaactagctgtttgctgatgttcgaaacacaaactaatagagtcattatagaacgctagtggatttatattaagaagcaaagtgaaaacagcattgttatCATCAACGGTGCTGCATCGACCATGCAGACTTAACGCAAGTGTCTCGAGGTTGATTAAcctcaaatgcgctccttgagtgacagggggcgtggctaggtctgtgtggaaagtggcccggagagagatgactcaacatttttttttttaagtagcaagtaaactataaaaattgacattacacatagcatatcacatttaacaaaccaaacattcaaataccggtatagaaggtaaagtaaaaacccaaaccggttcCTGCATCAATACTGGTATACATGTATCATCAAATAAGGTATACAGCCCAGCCCTAAACCACCACACATTCAAACCCACACACAGGGACAATTACAACACATCCACACGTTTAAGCTACATGATCTGAGCTCACTCACACGCCATATACATACAACCCAAAAATCCTCAGATGCTGACTAACCCTACCTTTCTCCATCTGAGAATAATCCCCCACCCTCCATCCTATGGACTGGTTTCCCAGTGACCCCGTCCCCCTCCTGACCCCCAGGTCATCCGAGCAGCCCATGACCTCAGGCTGTGCGGTGCCAGGGTTCACCTTTGACATGTGACCCCCGGCAGCCCACCCCTTAACCAGTCGGCCTGGTTAGTTACGTCCTAATGCTACAACAACATCCTGAAACACCACTGCCTGCCGTAGCTGGCTGTTACTCCTTCTCAAACCATGCACCGCTGCTGCTAGCCCCTGGATGACCTGCCTGGTCAGCAGATGCAGTGTCCACTACCTCCCTTTATCCCTCCKAGCACCTGCTCTCAGAGGAGAAGCCCAGGCCCAGGCCAGCATGTAGgcctgtggagggggggggggggtcccaagGTCACTAGCCCAACACATCTCCCTGTGCTGTTCTGGCTCTGCGGAGCCCCACAGTCTCCCTCTGCACAGCTGCTGCTTCACACTCTGTCTAGCAGCGTTCTWGTACCTAGGCAACATTTGTTTTAATGTgattgtgtgagtatgtgtgtgtgtgtaagcccaTTAGAGCAAGCTTGACGTCTTAGCCTGTCATGCACATTTATTCCATGGTAGGCTATGCATCACGTTTTAAAAAGGCAATGCAGTTTTGCCTCCCTGAATTATGTATATATAATTTCCATAATGTAATTGCATGCACAATCATTTTTGTTATGTCATTAAGCCATGCATCAATGTATGGAATTAGCTTATTACACAGCAAGACTCCAATACATTCTATTTAGGTGACAAGTAATATAGCCTCTTCTGACCAAATTCACAAGCAACCACCACAGACACAAGCACATATAATGACAACTCCCCTTCACAGAAAATATCGAGGGAAATCTGAGGGAAAGCAGACATGTCAAGAATATGTATATTAGAATGAATGCAATATGCTGTGGTGCCAGATACACCCTTGTTATATCGATTACATATCCTATAGGATATATCTAAACCCATGCGTAaatctgtgtgagtgtttgtaaATGGTACGCATGTGGAGTATTTCCATTCGCCTCACCCTTTGCTCATTAAACATTGGTCACAAAAGCTTTCTATGCTCTACAATAGTAATTTGAATGACAGTCAGACTTTGAATAACTGTACTTTTCCGTAGTTGGAATATACTATTAAGTTTATTTGTTCTGTCTCCacaaatataaatattatattttgtatttacaaATTCTAATTCTGTGTTTGACTATTCTCTAAAAAGTTACTTTTAAAACACTAATAACTTATCCATGTAGGGGAA
This region of Salvelinus sp. IW2-2015 linkage group LG6.1, ASM291031v2, whole genome shotgun sequence genomic DNA includes:
- the LOC111965312 gene encoding vascular endothelial growth factor A-A isoform X2; this translates as MNIGSFVQLLFAALLQLHLYAVKTAHIPKNGEKSKNDVVPFMDVYNKSMCRTREMLVDIFQEYPDEIEHTYIPSCVVLMRCAGCCNDEALECVPTETKNVTMEVIQVKQRVSQHNFQLSFTEHRKCECRPKPEVKAKKEKCDKPRR
- the LOC111965312 gene encoding vascular endothelial growth factor A-A isoform X1 — protein: MNIGSFVQLLFAALLQLHLYAVKTAHIPKNGEKSKNDVVPFMDVYNKSMCRTREMLVDIFQEYPDEIEHTYIPSCVVLMRCAGCCNDEALECVPTETKNVTMEVIQVKQRVSQHNFQLSFTEHRKCECRPKPEVKAKKENHCEPCSERRKRLFVQDPLTCKCSCKFTQLDCKSRQLQLNERTCRCDKPRR